CCCCTACATCGCAGGCGAGGAGGAGAAGGTCGAGACCGAGGCCCAGAAGATCCTGGGAAGGTTTGATGGGGAGAAGATAGTGCCTGCGGATTTCACAGTCAGCGCGAGCTGTCATCGTGTCCCGGTTATGGATGGCCATACAGAGGCTGTCTGGGTCAGGATGAGGGAAGATCCCACACCGGCTGAGGTCAGGCAGGCATTCCTGGACTTCAACCCAGGGCTGGATGATCTCCCGACATCCCCAAAGAGGGCTATCATAGTGAGGGATGAGCCGGACAGGCCGCAGCCCAGGCTGGACAGGAACGCAGGTAGGGGCATGTCAGTCTCTGTGGGAAGGATCAGGCCTGGTATCAGGTACATCTGCATGGGCCACAACACAATACGCGGTGCGGCAGGAGCGAGCATACTGAACGCCGAGCTTCTCCACAAAAAGGGTCTGCTCTGAATGCTGCTCGTAGCCTGGGAGTCGACAGGAGCCTGCAACCTGAGCTGCAGCTACTGCAGGGCGTCTGCCGAGCCGGCGCCATCTGCAAACGAGCTAAGCACAGATGAGATCAAGCGCCTGATCAGAGAGATCGCCCCCCTAGGGGCGATGCTGATAATCTCCGGAGGCGAGCCCCTGCTCCGGTCAGATCTCTTCGAGGTTGCGAAGTACGCAGTGAACTCCGGAGTCAGGGTCTCCCTCGCCACAAACGGCACGCTCATAACACCTGAGATCGTGGACCGGATTCTTCTCTCAGGGATATCCAGGGTGAGCATAAGTCTTGATGGAGCTAGCGCCGAGACGAACGACGCGACGAGAGGAGAGGGCTCTTTTGATCTGGCCCTCCGCGGCATGCGGGCGCTGAGTGGGAGGGTTGAGTTCCAGATCAACATGACGGTCACACCAAGAAACGCCGATGACCTGGATCCACTTCTGGATCTCGCAGAGAGGGAGGGCGCGGCAGCTGTGCACGTATTCTTCATGGTACCCACAGGCAGGGGCAGAGCTGTGGATGGCATCTCGCCGGAGATGCAGAGATCCCTTCTTGATAGAATCGCATCGGAAGAGCGATCGATCGAGATCCGTCCCACGTGCGCGCCGCAGTACGGAAGGGTGCTCGTGGAGAAGGGCCGATCACAGGGGCACAGCGCTGGAGGATGCATAGCGGGAATAAGGTTTGTTTTCATCTCGAGAACTGGAGAGGTCTTTCCGTGCGGCTACTTCCCTGTATCAGCGGGCAGCATACGCGAGAGCTCTTTCTCGGAGATATGGAGCGGCTCACAGCTCCTGAAAGATCTCAGGGAGCGAAAGCTGAAGGGCAGATGCGGGAGCTGCGGTCATGTAAGAACGTGCGGCGGCTGCAGAGCGAGGGCATATGCGCTCACCGGCGATTATCTGGCGGAGGATCCGGCATGCGCCTGGAGGGGATCCATTGGATGAGATCGATCTGAGGATCCTCGCAGCGCTCCAGGAATCGTTTCCTCTTGTCGAGAGACCCTTTCTGGAGCTCGCGGAGAGCCTGGGCATCGAGGAGGATGAGCTCATAAGAAGAGTCTCCAGGCTGAAGGAGCTCGGGCTCATCCGCAGGATCGGGCCGATTCTGGATCTGAGACGCCTCGGCATGAGCGGAGTTCTCGTCGCGATGAAGGTATCTCCTGAAGATGCAGATAGCGTGAGCTCTGTTGTGAACGGGTACGATGAGGTATCGCACAACTATCTCAGGCCGAACGATAGCGGCTACAATCTTTGGTTCACCATATCAGCACCTGCGGAGCGTGCTGATGAGATAATATCGGAGATAAAGAGGAGGACCGGGCGGGAGATGCTCGTGCTCCCGACCATCAGGATTTTCAAGATAGGAGTCAAGTTTGACATCATTTGAGGAGGTTGAAGATTTGGACAAACCTGTGCTGATAGATTTCTTCGCGACCTGGTGCGGCCCCTGCAGGATGCAGACGCCTATAATGGAGGAGCTGGAGAAGAAGTACGGCGGGAGGATAGAGATCAAAAAGGTAGATGTCGACAGCAACGTGGAGCTCGCGAACAGGTACAATATCATGGTGGTGCCGACGATAGTTCTTGAGAAGGACGGCAAGGAGGTGCGCCGCTGGCTTGGCGTCACGTCCAAAGAGGAGCTGAGCAGGGCGATCGATGAGATACTCTAGGAGGCGGTCGCATAGGTGCGCGTCGGATCCATGATCTGTTCAGCGAGTTAGGGGTCTGGCCCATCAGGAGGCTGAACGGAAACGGTAACCCTGCTCCGCATCTCTCGCTGCTCTTCGATGATCACAGGTTCTCTGTGGACACCAGCAGGGCTCCTGGCTGTGAACAGCCTGATGCATATCTAATAACACATGCGCACAGCGATCATCATGGAAGCTCCGCGATGAGATCGCCGAGAGCGATAGCGTCCCGGGAGACTGCGCTCGCGCTTGAGATCAGGCATGAGAGGAGCTATGCTGGCAGGAGCTTCGAGATCGGAGACAGGGTGGAGGTTAATGGCGTCGAGCTGAGGACATACCCCACCAGGCACACAATCGGGTCATCGGCGTTTTACTGGGAGAACAGTCTGGGCGTGAGGATCCTCGTGACAGGGGATGTGAAGGACTACAGATCGCTCCCAAAATGCGATCTTCTGGTGGCAGAGGCGAACTACGGCGATCCCTGGGACTCCTCCTGCATATTCGATGATGATCTGAACGGGTTCTGGGAGGCGCTCAGTGCCGGATCGTCCTTCGGCGCATACGCGTTCGGCAAGGCGCAGCGCGCCGTATCGCTGATACGAGCGATGGGGTTCAGAGATCCGATCGGCATGGACGAGGAGGGGAGGAGGCTCACAGAGGCTCTGATGCCAGATGCCGGCGATATCATCGATTTCAGGGATTGCGAGGGCGTCTCCGTCGTGACCCCCAAGAACCTTCCAAATGTGCATTCGCCTGAGAGGTACATGCTCACCGGAAGGGCGGATGCGTCATGGAAGCGGATACGACTGAGCGACCACCTTGATTTCCGCGGGCTCATGAGAATGCTCGATCATGTATCCCCTGAGGCTGTGATATTCTACCATCCTGCAGGCATCAGGTCAAGGCTTCTGGCGCACTACCTCAGAACCACCGGCTGCGCCGCGATAGCGCTCGACGAGATCGATCTCTTCGAGAAGAGAATGTGAGGAGATGCCTCATCCGCCCCGTATGCATAACTCGAAGTGCGCTGAAGAGCCATGCCTGCCCCAGTGCGGGAGAGCTGTATCGATCAGCGATATACTAATGCTCCGCTCCATTCTTAAGCTCAAACTCGATCTCGCAGATCTCATCTCCTCTGCAGATCCTTCTGCCCCTTCTCGGAACGATCCCCTCGCCGAACTCTGATGCCCAGACCTCCAGCTCGCTCCAGCATATCCTGGATCCGACGCGCTCGTTAAGCTCAGCTCTCCCAGCTCTGACCATGATCTCATGCCATGGGCATCTTCTCACCTGGAAACTGACACATCTCCCGTCCGATGAGCTTTTGAACTCGAAGTCCTCAAAGGAGAGCTTTGCTGCGAAGCATCTCGTAAGAGACTCCAGACCCTCTGACTCATTCATCATCGACTTCAGGGCTCGCGCCTGTATCTTCGGCATCACCCTCCAGACATCATCATCTATCTCAAGAGCGGTATCGAAGCCGTAGCGCTCCTCGACCTTCATAAACCACAGTCCGTCGACGGCTCTGTAGCTGCGCTTGAAGTACTCTACAACATCCCTATCATCGAGCCCGGGATCTGCATTCATGGAACCACCAGCCAGGTTCATGTCGCAGATCAAAAAGAAGTTAACGCCAAGGTGCGATACTTCCGGGAGCACATGCGCTCGGATTTGAGCTCGGGTGATCTCCTCCATTCCCTGAAGGGGAAGAGCTTACCGCTTCTTCGATCCGGTATGCTTCCACTAGCGCAGAAGCAGCGGCTGCCTTCAGTAGCCACTAGGCGTTGTGGGCGGGTTCATGCCAGGGATGAACGACTGGCAGGATTTGCTCATAGATCTTCGTGACCTTTACACTGCAGAGCTTCAGCCTAGGATCGCAGGATGGAGGGGCCTGCGGGTTGAGTGCTCGTGAGACGACTGCTCAAACGCCTCTGATCAGCTATTTGTATGAAGAGCGATAAGATGCGTGGTGATATGCATCGGGTTGAGATCATCGCGAAGGGGGACGTCCAGAGGGTCGGATACCGGGATGCCGTTCAGAGCATAGCCAGGAGGCTCGGTATTTCCGGCACCGTCCAGAACGTGGAACCTTATG
Above is a genomic segment from Methanothrix sp. containing:
- a CDS encoding radical SAM protein, with product MLLVAWESTGACNLSCSYCRASAEPAPSANELSTDEIKRLIREIAPLGAMLIISGGEPLLRSDLFEVAKYAVNSGVRVSLATNGTLITPEIVDRILLSGISRVSISLDGASAETNDATRGEGSFDLALRGMRALSGRVEFQINMTVTPRNADDLDPLLDLAEREGAAAVHVFFMVPTGRGRAVDGISPEMQRSLLDRIASEERSIEIRPTCAPQYGRVLVEKGRSQGHSAGGCIAGIRFVFISRTGEVFPCGYFPVSAGSIRESSFSEIWSGSQLLKDLRERKLKGRCGSCGHVRTCGGCRARAYALTGDYLAEDPACAWRGSIG
- a CDS encoding AsnC family transcriptional regulator gives rise to the protein MDEIDLRILAALQESFPLVERPFLELAESLGIEEDELIRRVSRLKELGLIRRIGPILDLRRLGMSGVLVAMKVSPEDADSVSSVVNGYDEVSHNYLRPNDSGYNLWFTISAPAERADEIISEIKRRTGREMLVLPTIRIFKIGVKFDII
- the trxA gene encoding thioredoxin, producing MTSFEEVEDLDKPVLIDFFATWCGPCRMQTPIMEELEKKYGGRIEIKKVDVDSNVELANRYNIMVVPTIVLEKDGKEVRRWLGVTSKEELSRAIDEIL
- a CDS encoding DUF6125 family protein, encoding MNADPGLDDRDVVEYFKRSYRAVDGLWFMKVEERYGFDTALEIDDDVWRVMPKIQARALKSMMNESEGLESLTRCFAAKLSFEDFEFKSSSDGRCVSFQVRRCPWHEIMVRAGRAELNERVGSRICWSELEVWASEFGEGIVPRRGRRICRGDEICEIEFELKNGAEH